The DNA window CAAACACGTCCCTGACCTACATAAAGTTCGTGATTCCCATAGTTACAATACTGCTCCTCCTGGGCCTCGCGCTGCACCCAAGGAACTTCAGCACCCCGTCATTTATGCCCTACGGCACGGCCCCGATCATTATGTCGATATCAACCACAGGCATAGTGTTCTCATACCTAGGATTCAGGCAGGGCCTTGACTTTGCTGGTGAGACCAGGAACCCGCAGAGGGACGTGCCGCTGGGCACGATACTGGGCTTCGTGATGGGCATAATAGTCTATGTCCTCCTGCAGGTCTCGTTCATAGGCTCAATACCTTGGTCAGCCCTCGGCCTCAGGCCCGGCAACTGGACCGGCCTCTCAGCCACTCCCATCTCAGCTGCCCCATTCTTTGAGGTGGCCAGGCTCTCAAGCTCCTCGGCCCTGAGGTGGTGGAGCTGGGGCGTCATGCTGGGCGCCATATTGGCCCCCATAGGGACGGGCCTAATTTACATAGGCACTGTGTCAAGGGTGCTCTATGGCATGTCAACAAACGGCAGCATGCCGGAGACCTTCATGAAGCTCAACAGGCACCGGGTGCCATGGATAGGGCTGCTTATATCGTGGCTTATAGGCGCCCTCTACCTCCTTCCGTTCCCCTCCTGGGCCTACATAGCCAGCCTGACAGTGTTCGCCACGGTGTTCACGTATACAGTAGGCGGGGCAGCGGTTCCTGCCCTCAGGAAGCACGCGCCTGAGATAAGGAGGCCGTTCAAGCTCTGGGCGCCCACGGTAATGGGCGGAATAGCCTTCATAGCGGCCTACATGATAGTCTACTGGGCGGGCTTCAGCACCATGTGGATAGCCGTGCCGCTGGTGCTGGCCGGCCTGCCGATCTTCTACATTTACGTGGCGCCTCGCTGGTACGAGGTCAGCAGGTCCCTAGGCGCTGCCCTCGGCGTGGCGTACTGGGTGGTGCTCGCCGTCACCACGTACTTCCTGCTGTACAGGGATATAGTGCTGCCCTGGGCCTCGATAAGCTATGGGCCGCTCCCGCTTAAGCTATCATACCAGGTTGACTTCTGGGCCTTCGTGTTGATCAACCTGCTCACGACGGTAGCCTTCACCTTAGTGGTGTACTCTATGGGCAATGAGGAGCTGAGGAAGGAGATAAACTCCGGCTGGTGGGTCATAGCTGCCCTCTTCATTGGCATAATTCTCGTGTTCTACGGCACCCTGGGACCCTTCGGATCCAACGCGCCAATAGGCTACCCCCTCGACGACGTAAGCACAGCAGTGGCGGCAGCAGTGCTTTACGTGTTTGCGCTCATCAGCGCGCGCAGGACTAAGGACCTCGAGGCCCTGATACAGAGCCTTAAAGGCCCCTGACCTTAACCTGCACGAAACTGTAGAACCCTTTTATTTCTTTTTTAACCAGCGCTTTTGCGGGGCTTGGCTTGCCCACGTTCAAATTTGACGAGAGCATGTTCAGGGCAGTTAGCTTCCTTCCGTCGTCCAACAGGGCCTTCGTGGACGGCTGCACAGCGAGCGACGCCGGAAGAATGTGCTTCTCGCAGGTCAGCGAGAGGGCCATAAGGGTGGCGGAGCCAGGGGCCAGGGACTTCAAGGCCCAGCAACTGAAGTCCCCGGAGCTTGTCATAGGCGAGTACAGACTGCAGCTGCTGCCTCACATCAAGGTAACCCGCGGGAGCGTGACGGTTTTTGAAGAGTGGGAGCCTGACGACAGGCTCGTGCGCGGCGCCAACAGGACGTGGGTGGACCCGCTCTTCGCTGACGTGAGGCCCGCCGAGAGCTGGCTCAACTACCGTACCATAGTTACGGGCAAGGTCACGTGCTCCGACGGCAGGGTCTGCAGCTCATTCGCCATCTCCCTCAGACCTGGGGAGCCCATCTATGGCCTCGGGGAGCACTTCGGCCACATTAACAAGAGGGGAGGGGAGTTCATAACGTGGGCCGCCGACGCGCCTTCAACGCCCAGCTACGCCACCTACGTGCCTGTGCCCTTCGTATGGTCACCGAGGGGCTGGGGGCTGCTAGTTAACACCTACTCCCCGGTTTACTTCGACCTCGGCAAGTCCTCATACGACAGGCTGCTCATAGTGACCAGGGGGCCCCTTGACGTCTACCTGATGTTCGGCACGCCCAAGGAGATACTGGGGACCCTCTACGACCTGACGGGCCTCCCAAGGGCCCCGCCGCCCAAGTGGAGCTTCGGCTACTGGCAGAGCAAGTGCGCCTACAACAGCCAGGACGAGGTGCTGGGCGTCGCCAGGGAGCTCAGGGCCAGGGGCTACCCGGCTGACGTGATTCACGTAGACCCGCCGTGGGAGGGGAACTGGAGGAAGTACAGGTGCGACACCGTAGACTTTGAGTGGGACACGAGCGCATTCCCCGACCCCAAGGGGATGGTGGACGAGCTGCACAGGCTCGGCTTCAAGCTGTCCCTCTGGATAAACCCATACATAGAGCCCGGCACAAGGCTCTGGTCAAGGCTGGAGAGGTACATGGTCAAGTCGAGGCTTGGCGGCCTCGCGACCCCTGCAGCTGACTGCCAGAGGAGGGAGGGTGCGGGCATAGTTGACCTGACAGACCCTGAGGGCTTCAATGCCTTCAAGCAGGCCCTCAAGGACCTCGTGCTCCCTTACGCCGACGTCATAAAGGCTGACTACGGCGAGGCCGTGCCGCCCGAGGCCGACTTCAGGAACGGCATGAGCGGCGAGGAGGCCCACAACTACTACCCCGTGCTCTACATGAAGGCGGTGTACGAGGCAACCCTTGAGGCCAAGGGCTACAGCATGGTCTGGGGCAGGTCGGGCAGCACGGGCGTCTGGCAGTACCCGCTCAACTGGGGAGGCGACGTGCCGTCGAGCTGGGAGGGCCTGAGGCAGGCTATAAGGGGACTGCTCTCATACCACGCCAGCGGCGCCTTCTTCGCCTCCTTCGACGTGGGCGGCTTCATAGGAAGGCCTAGCGACGAGCTCTACCTGAGGTTCCTCCAGGCCGGCATTATGGTGAGCCACGTGAGGGCCCACGGGGTCACAGACAGGGAGCCGTGGAAGTACTCGCCGAGGGAGACCCTGGCGGCCCTTAGGCTGAGGTACAGGCTGCTGCCCTACATCTACTCCGAGTCCTGGAGGTCCGTAGAGGAGAGGGTGCCGCTGGTGAGGCCCCTGCCCCTCGAGCATCCCGACGACCCCAACGTGTATGACATAGACGACGAGTTCTACCTCGGCTCAAGCCTGCTCGTGGCGCCCATAGTTGAGGAGGGCCAGCCTGGCAGGAGGGTCTACCTGCCCGAGGGGAGGTGGGTGGACTACTTCACCGGCAATGAGTACGAGGGAGGCAGGTGGGTGACCATATCTTACGACTCCCTCGACAGGTTCCCGCTGCTGGTCAGGGAGAACTCTGTGATACCGATGCTCGGCGCTGACGTTGACCACGTGCCAGAGGGCCGCTTCAGCCCAGTGGAGTTCCACACCTTCAAGGTCGTCGACGCCGAGTACCCATACTACGACGACGGCCTCAGGGCCGCTGTGAGGTGCAGGGGAGGCAGGTGCTCAGTCGACGGGATGCCAGCCGACGTCAAGTACACCTTTGTCCACCAGAGCTGAGGCGTTTAACCCCCGCCGAGCGCCTAGGCGGCCGACGCTCATGGTAATGTCAAAGCGTCAAGAGTCCGCCAACCATGTGCAGGCTGCTGGCGCCAGGCGAAGAGCTCACTTTGATACTGGCGCTATCTCGACGCTGATATCTTCATATGCGGCGTCCCTAGTCACCGTACTGGTCCTGGGTCCAGTGAACCCAGTTAGGTTGATCCTTGTGGCTATCCTATTTGCACTTAACATTACTAGCCTGACCAGGGTTCACGTCAGGTTAGCGTCAAGGCCCAGGTTAACGGACTACGCGCTCTTCGCTGTTAATGTGGCGCCTTACGCATACCTACTTTACCCAAGGCCGCCGGCTTGGTTAGTCATACCAGCAATACCGCTGGCGTTGTTCATAATCGAGGCGGCCAGGGGGAGGGGCAGGGGCGCCTTAGCTAACGCTGCCGGCACGGCGCTCATAGCCTCAGCTTACCTGCCATTCTACGCCCTGATGGGTGGAGTTGTGTCGATAGCAGTGCTTTACATGGCCTTAACATGGGTAGCCTATCACGCCTTCTCCGCTGTTTACGTTGAGGGCAAGCTACCCTTTAGAAGCGTTAAACCTTGGTTATCCAGCGTGCTGTGGTTCACGGTTATGCCTCCCCTGGCCGCGTTAGCCATCATCCACCTTAGCTGGTACTTCACTATGCCCCTCATAGAGCCCAGCATAAGGGCAGTTCACGCACTGGGCGAGGGCAAGATCGACAGAGAGCTGAGGGCTAGGATTAGGAGGATCGGCTTCGGTTCCCTAGCAGAATCGCTGGTGCTGGCGGCGACGCTGCTCGCATTAATTGCACTCTATGGGCACTAGGGGGCAGACAGCTATGCTGACGTCGGACATGCTTATAGAGGCGTCGAGCCTGTTATGGGCGGCGTTCACACGGCTAAGAAGGTACAGGAGGACTATGAGGTCGTCTCATTCTAAGCCGCCTCTCCGCTTCTTTATTCCTAGGCCCTGAGGTACCCCAGGTGCAGGGCTTGGCTGTCCCGGGCCATGTGGCCAGGTCATACATTAAGGACTCGAGGGATGAGCAGGTGCAGCCGGCAGGCGTCGACATAAGGCTGGGGGAGGTGATGGAGTTCCTCAATGACGGCGAGCTGAGGGCGACCTCTAAGAGGCTCCCAGACGTCAGGTCCGTGAGGCCAGTTAACGGCCTCTACAGGCTCCAGCCGGGGGCCTACAAGGTAAGGTTCCTTGACGTCGTCTCAGTCCCCCCTGACGCCGTAGGCATCTGCTACCCCAGGAGCACGCTGCTCAGGATGGGCATCACCATATCGTGCGCAGTCTGGGACCCGGGGTACATGGGGAGGGGGGAGGCCCTCATGATAGTTGCCAACCCCCACGGGGCCGTGATAGAGCAGGGGGCGAGGGTGGCCCAGATGGTGTTCATTAGGCTTGAGTCAAGGCCGTCCTCGCTTTACAGCGGCTCATACCAGGGCGAGAACCTCTGACCTCCTCCCCGCCCCTTCAGGCTTGCCGTTCATTTTGTCGGGGCACGCGCCTAACGCGAGCACATTAAAGGGACTGAAGCCCCAAGGTCCTCTACTGCGGCATAGCGCACAAAAGTGTGTGCTATGGTTGACCCTTGGAGGGCCCTTCAAGCCCCGGCCTCTGCGCATTCAGCGTGCTCTCTACTTCTCTGCCAGTGTCAGTGACTATCTTGATGAGGTAC is part of the Acidilobus sp. 7A genome and encodes:
- a CDS encoding deoxyuridine 5'-triphosphate nucleotidohydrolase, whose translation is MQGLAVPGHVARSYIKDSRDEQVQPAGVDIRLGEVMEFLNDGELRATSKRLPDVRSVRPVNGLYRLQPGAYKVRFLDVVSVPPDAVGICYPRSTLLRMGITISCAVWDPGYMGRGEALMIVANPHGAVIEQGARVAQMVFIRLESRPSSLYSGSYQGENL
- a CDS encoding TIM-barrel domain-containing protein, whose product is MPTFKFDESMFRAVSFLPSSNRAFVDGCTASDAGRMCFSQVSERAIRVAEPGARDFKAQQLKSPELVIGEYRLQLLPHIKVTRGSVTVFEEWEPDDRLVRGANRTWVDPLFADVRPAESWLNYRTIVTGKVTCSDGRVCSSFAISLRPGEPIYGLGEHFGHINKRGGEFITWAADAPSTPSYATYVPVPFVWSPRGWGLLVNTYSPVYFDLGKSSYDRLLIVTRGPLDVYLMFGTPKEILGTLYDLTGLPRAPPPKWSFGYWQSKCAYNSQDEVLGVARELRARGYPADVIHVDPPWEGNWRKYRCDTVDFEWDTSAFPDPKGMVDELHRLGFKLSLWINPYIEPGTRLWSRLERYMVKSRLGGLATPAADCQRREGAGIVDLTDPEGFNAFKQALKDLVLPYADVIKADYGEAVPPEADFRNGMSGEEAHNYYPVLYMKAVYEATLEAKGYSMVWGRSGSTGVWQYPLNWGGDVPSSWEGLRQAIRGLLSYHASGAFFASFDVGGFIGRPSDELYLRFLQAGIMVSHVRAHGVTDREPWKYSPRETLAALRLRYRLLPYIYSESWRSVEERVPLVRPLPLEHPDDPNVYDIDDEFYLGSSLLVAPIVEEGQPGRRVYLPEGRWVDYFTGNEYEGGRWVTISYDSLDRFPLLVRENSVIPMLGADVDHVPEGRFSPVEFHTFKVVDAEYPYYDDGLRAAVRCRGGRCSVDGMPADVKYTFVHQS
- a CDS encoding APC family permease; the encoded protein is MSSEERIQRAESTDRQLRRSLSLIDVTALVFGALVGSGWLFASYYTAMAVGPAAFISWIIAGVLMLFVALAFAELSAAIPKSGSIVRYPQYTHGSFASLVLSWSYLVASLSVAPAEAIAVVTYLAIFFPWLYATKTTPLGSVTVLTAPGVIIAFALLTAFFLINYYGVKIMGSTNTSLTYIKFVIPIVTILLLLGLALHPRNFSTPSFMPYGTAPIIMSISTTGIVFSYLGFRQGLDFAGETRNPQRDVPLGTILGFVMGIIVYVLLQVSFIGSIPWSALGLRPGNWTGLSATPISAAPFFEVARLSSSSALRWWSWGVMLGAILAPIGTGLIYIGTVSRVLYGMSTNGSMPETFMKLNRHRVPWIGLLISWLIGALYLLPFPSWAYIASLTVFATVFTYTVGGAAVPALRKHAPEIRRPFKLWAPTVMGGIAFIAAYMIVYWAGFSTMWIAVPLVLAGLPIFYIYVAPRWYEVSRSLGAALGVAYWVVLAVTTYFLLYRDIVLPWASISYGPLPLKLSYQVDFWAFVLINLLTTVAFTLVVYSMGNEELRKEINSGWWVIAALFIGIILVFYGTLGPFGSNAPIGYPLDDVSTAVAAAVLYVFALISARRTKDLEALIQSLKGP